Genomic segment of Sarcophilus harrisii chromosome 4, mSarHar1.11, whole genome shotgun sequence:
taagacaactctgagataccactacacatcttttcctgtcattttcatTAATGTCCCccctggaggggatgtgggaaaactgggacattaatacactaatggagttgtgaacggatccagccattctggagagcaatttggaactatgcccccaaaattatcaaactgtatatgacccagcagtgtttctattgggcctatatctcaaagagatcttaaagaaaggaaagggacccacatgtgcaaaaatgtttgtgacagccctttttgtagtggcaaggaactggaaactgagtggatgcccatcagtcggaggatggctggataagttatggtatatggatgttatggaatataattgttctgtaaaataacactaattttaaaagttaaaaataaaatagtttttggagaaAAACCTAAACAGAACTGTTAATAATTTATTCtagaagtcactggagtttattgaataaaatttaaatggtcagtcaatcaataagccaTCATTTATCTCTCccatatgtcaggcactgtgctaagcaaaatggatacaaagacaaaaaagaaacagctctcactctcaaggagcttatattctataagGGCAACAAATATTAGGGCGCCACCAAAGGCTGACAGGATCATGAACTCTGAAGGAGGTTTGGGGTTCTGAGCagcagagaggagaagggagagcatgTCAGTCATGGGCAGTTAATTGCTTGTTCATAGATTGACTAGATCTATGATCTGTATtatgatttataatatataatatgatctaAGAATAGATCATATATTATGAAATAGATTTCAtacagaatttaaactcaagtcttcttgactccaagtctagcactctttcTAATTCATCACCAGtggagaaaaatataacaattagTTCAATATGTAAAGGGGAATAACCtgtaataaatatggaaaaaaaagaggcTGGAAGCTGGCAGTGcaggattttaaatgccaaatattgtttgtatttttttccttaaataaaggGAGCTTTAGAATGACAGGGTCAATGGCAGCTATATCTTGGGTGTGCATTGGAGGAAAGCCCTAGAGGCAAGGAGATCAGTGTGGAGGCTATTTCAAAATGCTGAAGACCTGAACCTCAATGGTAGCTTTGTGAGTGGATGAAATATAATCTTGAAATCTTGAAAGGCAGAATTAGCAGGACTTAGAAAGTAATTGAAAATGGAAGTGAGGAAGAGTGAAGAATAAAGGATGACTCCAAGAAAGTGAACTTGAGTGGATGGTACCATTGACATAAATAGGGAAATAAGAAAGAGGTGTGTTTTTGGGGAAAGAGAAATTCTCTTTTGAATATAGGCTATagcaggatcatagatttaactTTGAAATGGAGTTTAGAGGTAATAAAAGCCAATCTTgacatttttacagaaaaggaagtcGAGGTTCTGaaggtgacttgctcaaagtcataagGTAGCAATGCCAAAGTTTGAACTCATGCTTCTGGCTCCCAAATTTAGTGCTCCTTCTGCTCTACCACACTGCTTATGAGATTTCTTATTAGCGATATCTTCTAGGTAGATGGGAATATGTCAGAtttgatttagaattaaaaaattagGGCTGATCTGAGAGTTATCGACTTAGATGACATTCAGCCCACAAAAGTTGATAAGATAAAAGTGCtgggagaaaatataaagaaaagattgGAATGGGACATTATCTAGCAAAAAAACAAGTCTGAGGAATAGGTATACAGGTaggagaaacaagaaaagaatgGTGCAATGAAGATGCAAAGACAAGAGAACTTCTGGAAGAAGGGGGTGATTAGCAATATCAAATATTGTTAGAggtcaagaaagagaaagattgagaaaaggccatttgaTTTGGCAGTTTTGAGATCATAGCTGTTTCATTTGAGTAATGATGAAGGTTGGAAGGAAGATTACAAAGTGTtgagaaatgagaaagttggTGGTAGTGCtagtcttgccaaaaaaagaaagaaaatttaaacatttaaaatatacaaaagagaagaaatgtgaGGCAAATAGATGTTAGTATCATACCATTTTTAGTGAGTGACAAAGGAGATTTTCAAATCCTAGGTTTCCTGATTCCCAGACTTGAGCTCTCTTCCACTATTACAGaccttttttgtcctttttttctcctcctgaggcagttgggattaagtgatttgcccaaggtcacacagctagtatgaggtagtttgaggtcagattttgaactcggatcttcctgtctgactccagggctgtacactctacccactgtgccatctagtttccCCCTTGTCCTCTATCCTTTCACAAGAACCAGACCTGTCTACTCCATTCCTCTACCCTCAAACGAGGCTTGCAGTTCAAGGGATCCAGTGTCTGTGTTCCCCGAACCATATGTTCGGCCTAGTGCTAAAGCTTGTGATTCTCAGGTAATTACTGATGTTCAATGAACTGCTGTTGGCTGATCGATCTCCCTAATCCGCAGAGAACGGGGAGTGGGCCATCGATTTCTGTTCTGGACAGATCTGGCTCCATGATGACCGCCCCGTGGATGCGCCAGGGAACGTTGAAGTCATCTACACACTCATCATCCGAAGGAAGCCCCTTTTCTACATCATCAATATCATCGTGCCCTGTGTTCTCATCTCAGGCCTCGTACTCCTAGTCTACTTCCTTCCTGCGCAGGGTAACGGGGCCAGGGGTGGCTTCATTCGCAAGGCTGTACACAAATTCTCTGCGACTGGCGGTGGCCCCGTTCACCCCACTCAGTTCCAGCAGCCCCTTTGCAGGGTGGAATTGGGGAGGGGGGtcgggaggtgtgtgtgtgtggccggAACAGAGAAACAGAACTAGACGCACCCAAACCCTTTTCAGCGGGTGGGCAGAAGTGTACAGTCTCCATCTCCGTCCTCCTGGCCCAGACCGTTTTCCTGTTCCTCATGGCGACAAAAATACCAGAGACTTCTCTGAGCGTCCCTTTGCTGGGGAGGTAAGTGGGGCAAGAGGCTGGATCTGAGCCCAGAGAATGCAGCCAGGAGGAAGGGGCAGAGACCAgcggaaagagagagggagacaggaaatGAAAAGATGAGCCAAGAGAAAGCTGGGCTGCAGGTTAAACAGTTGTTTTCGAAAATTGAATCTGTAGGGAAGGAGGCGGAGTCAGGAAATGTGAAATGCAGACGGGATAGAAACGAGAGAAAGCTTGGTTTTCCCCACTGCTTTATTTGCGTTGGTGGTGAGTCTACAATTCCCTAGATAACTTGCACCACCTCTGTTTCATCTCTCCGGAATATTCCTGCTAAAGGAGCGGCTGAGTATTTCCAACCGATCTACGGCCCCCGGGCTTGGGGAGTCTCCCCCTTCCTCCCGCTTTATTCTTGCTTCTACCTAGCTCTCAAAAGTTGCTTATTATCCCCTATGCGTCATCTTCGTACCCACATCCCCACCTGAAGGCCCGGCAGTCAAACCGTAATTTACGCTTTGTTCCTTGCACAACCCAAAGAGCCTCTGAGCCAGGGCCGTTGGAACTAAGCTGTCTTCTTGGGCGCAGTCTGAATTTCGGTAAATCCCAGTCCTACGGGGAAACAGAACCGTGCCCCACGGAGGAGGAGCTGCGCGCTGGCTTTGGCCGCGGCTCCCACCTCTCTCATGCCCCGCCCCGCCGCCTCCGCCACTCGGGACAACGCACGCCCAGGGTTTCCTGAGCTCGGATTATGAGCCCGGTCTCTGCAGCCACAGAAGCGCCGAGTCTCCAGCTGCAGCCATAGGGCTGAAATCTGAGAATAAGGGCAGGGTACACAGTAAATTTCCAGGGTTATCCTACACACCCCCAAGGTCAGACTTGTTAACGAGACaacccttccttttcctccccacctCTCACCTGCAGCAAGGTAGTTCCAAAGCTCACTGCACTTCCCATAGCCTCTCTCAGCACTAGCCCCAGGGAGAGTTCTGCAGGCGGTGGGGAGCTGTGGGATTCCAGCTTCGCCCCTTCCCCCTCCGGCAGCTCCCTTTCCTCCTTGTCCTGGTCCCCAGACTCCGGAGGTCTCAGCTTCTCTAGCCCGATTTCCAGATATTCATGAGCTGCTGCCAGGGCCAACTCCAGGGAGCACAGAAGTGGGGGCTGGAGGGCCACCTGATGGGGTGAGAGAAGTCATCGAGAATGTCTTTGGGGTAAGGGGAGTTAGGACGTCTTCGGGCTTGAGGGCCACCCGCAGATTGTTAGGTCATTCCAAGGTCAGAACATGCTGATCATTGAATAAATCCTAAAATAGAGTGTTAAGAGTTGGAATCTTCGTGATCATCTAcatccaaacccttcatttgaTTGAGAGTTTGCTGCTGGGCTTGGATGAATGGACTTTAGGAAAAGTGGGATTTCACGGTGACGTGTGAACTCTAGTTAGAGATTCACTAGCAGATTGGAGAAAGGAATTTGGGAGGCAAAGGAAGGGTACAAAAAGGCTATTGAAGCACAAAAGGGCCAAAGAAGGAGTGCGTTTCCTGGT
This window contains:
- the C4H17orf107 gene encoding uncharacterized protein C17orf107 homolog, with amino-acid sequence MKGSSGSLNTLLWVYRYHSSTEVALQPPLLCSLELALAAAHEYLEIGLEKLRPPESGDQDKEERELPEGEGAKLESHSSPPPAELSLGLVLREAMGSAVSFGTTLLQISALWLQLETRRFCGCRDRAHNPSSGNPGRALSRVAEAAGRGMREVGAAAKASAQLLLRGARFCFPVGLGFTEIQTAPKKTA